A stretch of the Orcinus orca chromosome 1, mOrcOrc1.1, whole genome shotgun sequence genome encodes the following:
- the PGD gene encoding 6-phosphogluconate dehydrogenase, decarboxylating — protein MAQADIALIGLAVMGQNLILNMNDHGFVVCAFNRTVSKVDEFLANEAKGTKVVGAHSLEEMVSKLKKPRRIILLVKAGQAVDDFIEKLVPLLDTGDIIIDGGNSEYRDTTRRCRDLKAKGILFVGSGVSGGEDGARYGPSLMPGGNKEAWPHIKAIFQGIAAKVGTGEPCCDWVGDEGAGHFVKMVHNGIEYGDMQLICEAYHLMKDVLGMEHKEMAKAFEEWNKTELDSFLIEITANILRFQDTDGEHLLPKIRDSAGQKGTGKWTAISALEYGVPVTLIGEAVFARCLSSLKDERIQASQKLKGPQKVQFEGDKKSFLEDIRKALYASKIISYAQGFMLLRQAATEFGWTLNYGGIALMWRGGCIIRSVFLGKIKDAFDRNPGLQNLLLDDFFKSAVENCQDSWRRAVSTGVQTGIPMPCFTTALSFYDGYRHKMLPANLIQAQRDYFGAHTYELLNKPGQFIHTNWTGHGGSVSSSSYNA, from the exons atggCCCA AGCGGATATTGCGCTGATTGGACTGGCTGTCATGGGCCAGAACTTAATTTTGAACATGAACGACCACGGCTTTGTG GTCTGTGCTTTTAATAGGACAGTCTCCAAAGTTGACGAGTTCTTGGCCAATGAGGCGAAGGGCACCAAGGTGGTTGGTGCTCACTCCTTGGAGGAGATGGTCTCCAAGCTGAAGAAGCCTCGGCGGATCATTCTGCTTGTGAAGGCTGGTCAGGCCGTCGATGATTTCATTGAAAAACTG GTACCCTTGTTGGACACTGGTGACATCATCATCGATGGAGGAAATTCTGAATATAGGGATACCACG AGACGGTGTCGAGACCTCAAGGCCAAGGGAATCTTGTTTGTGGGGAGTGGAGTTAGTGGTGGAGAGGATGGGGCCCGGTATGGCCCATCACTTATGCCAGGAGGAAACAAAGAGGCTTG GCCCCACATCAAGGCCATCTTCCAGGGCATCGCCGCAAAAGTGGGGACTGGAGAACCCTGCTGTGACTGG GTGGGGGACGAGGGGGCAGGACACTTTGTGAAGATGGTGCACAACGGGATAGAGTACGGAGACATGCAGCTCATCTGCGAGGCCTACCACCTGATGAAAGATGTCCTGGGCATGGAGCACAAGGAGATGGCAAAG GCCTTTGAGGAATGGAATAAGACAGAGCTGGACTCATTCCTGATTGAGATCACAGCCAATATTCTCAGGTTCCAAGATACTGATGGCGAACACCTGCTGCCAAAGATCAGGGACAGCGCGGGGCAGAAGGGCACCGGGAAGTGGACCGCCATCTCTGCCCTGGAGTACGGCGTCCCCGTCACCCTCATCG GAGAAGCGGTCTTTGCTCGATGCTTATCATCTCTGAAGGACGAGAGGATTCAAGCCAGCCAAAAGCTGAAGGGGCCTCAAAAGGTCCAGTTCGAAGGAGATAAGAAATCATTCCTGGAGGACATTCGAAAG GCGCTCTATGCTTCCAAGATCATCTCTTATGCTCAGGGCTTTATGCTGCTAAGACAGGCAGCCACTGAATTTGGCTGGACCCTCAACTATGGTGGCATTGCCCTGATGTGGAGGGGGGGCTGCATCATCAGGAG TGTATTCCTGGGAAAGATAAAAGATGCATTTGATCGAAACCCAGGACTTCAGAACCTACTACTAGATGACTTCTTTAAGTCAGCTGTGGAAAACTGCCAG GACTCCTGGCGGCGGGCAGTCAGTACTGGTGTCCAGACAGGCATTCCCATGCCCTGCTTCACCACTGCTCTTTCCTTCTACGATGGATACAGACACAAGATGCTGCCAGCCAACCTAATCCAG GCTCAGCGCGATTACTTTGGGGCTCACACCTATGAACTCTTGAACAAGCCAGGACAGTTTATCCACACCAACTGGACAGGCCACGGTGGCAGCGTGTCCTCGTCTTCATACAATGCCTGA